Within the Neosynechococcus sphagnicola sy1 genome, the region GGGTCATAGAGTGCCTTATCCCCGAGCCCCAGACCTCGGCCCGTAATCTTGTGGTACTTGATTCCGGTATTTTTGCGTTGGCCGTTGGGCATGATGTAGGGCTTGATATATTCGTAATCTGCTTCCCAGCCCAGATCTTTGTAGAATTCGCGATATTCTGCCGCCCCTGGATAGCCCACCTCTGAAGACCAAACCTGCTGGGAAGATTCATGATCCCGGCCAAAGGCCGCCACCCCCGTCTCGGTAAAGATCGGGGCATAGGTACCAAACCGAGGCCGGGGACGGGCATAGAGAATCCCATGGCCATCGGTCAAGAAGTACCGCAACCCTGCATCAGCCAACATCCGCTCCAGCCCTTCATAGTAGGCACACTCCGGCAACCAGATGCCCCTGGGAGGCCGACCAAAGTTTTGCTCGTAGTGTTCGCAGGCCACCTGGATTTGTGCCCAGACTGCCTGGGGATACATCTTCATCAACGGTAGGTAGCCGTGGGTGGCTCCACAGGTGATGATTTCCAGGTTGTTACTGTCTTGAAACTGCTTAAACGCAGTCACAAGATCGCAGTCATAGGATTCCCAGGTCTGACGGACGCGGCTGAATTCGGCAACGTAGTGCTCAGCCAGGTAGCGAAGATGACCATTCATCCGGTTGTGCTCCACCTCCTTCTCCACCAGTTCTTCGAGGAGGGTGAGGTGGGCATCATAGCGGTCTTGCAACAGCGGATCTCGCAGCATCGACACCAAGGGCGGCGTCATACTCATGGTGATTTTGAAGTCAATACCATCTCGTTGCAGCCCTTCAAATGCCTGCAAAATCGGGATATAGGTTTCAGTAATTGCTTCAAACAACCACTCCTCTTCCAAAACATAGTCACTTTCGGGATGGCGAACGAAAGGAAGATGGGCGTGGAGAACCAGAGCAAGATATCCAATACTCATAAAATTTAAGTAACGCTACGGCTCAGAGTCGCAAAGCCAGATTGCAAAATTGTAAAGCAAAATCGTAGGGCAGACGTGAACACCTTAGGAGGGGAACTCAGGAGACCCAGGGGACTGGGGATCAAGCGCCAGGAGCGTGGCTTCGCCAATGGGATCATGGAGGGGATGGCTCCAGAGGTTGTCTGAATGACCCGATCCAGTTGAGAATAGGGGAGCATTGGCACTAGCAGGGTCTTGATTGCGGTGCTCAATCAGGTAGCCCTGAAGGACTAGCACCGCTGAACTGGGTGGTTGTCTCGGCAACGTCAGGGTTTGTGGCTATCGGCATGAGAAATGGGAGTCAGGAATTGGATTACGATCTGGTGATTTTGGGAGCCGGGGTTGGCGGTCATGGGGCTGCCCTCCATGCGGTGAGTTGTGGGCTCAAAACCTTAATTGTGGAAGCTGGAGCGGTGGGAGGCACCTGCGTCAACCGAGGTTGTATTCCCTCCAAAGCCCTCCTCGCAGCCGCTGGGCGCGTCCGTGAATTGCGGAACACTCACCACCTGAAAGCCCTCGGACTCCAAGTTGGCAGTGTGGAATTTGACCGCCAAGGCATTGCTGATCATGCCAGTAACTTGGTGGCCAAGATTCGGGCTGACATGACCAATAGCCTGCGGCGGTTAGGGGTTGAGGTTTTGCAGGGCTGGGGGAAGGTGGTTGCCCCCCACACCGTCAGTATTGCCACTGCCACTGGGGAAAAGACCGTAACGGCTGAGGATGTGATTCTAGCCCCCGGTTCCGTTCCGTTTGTCCCACCGGGAATTACGTTGGATGGCAAAACGGTGTTCACCAGCGATGATGCCCTGACCCTGGAATGGCTCCCCCCCTGGGTCGCCATTATTGGCAGTGGCTACATTGGGTTGGAGTTCGCGGATATTTACTCAGCTCTAGGCTGCGAAATTACCATGATCGAAGCCCTCGATCAGTTAATGCCCACCTTTGACCCGGACATCGCCAAGATTGCTCAACGGGTGCTGATTGCCCCCCGTGACATTGAAACCCGATCGGGTGTTCTGGCGCAGAAGGTGATCCCCGGTTCACCCGTCGTGATTGAACTGGCGGACACCAAAACCAAAGAGGTGGTGGAAGTTCT harbors:
- a CDS encoding glycoside hydrolase family 57 protein; protein product: MSIGYLALVLHAHLPFVRHPESDYVLEEEWLFEAITETYIPILQAFEGLQRDGIDFKITMSMTPPLVSMLRDPLLQDRYDAHLTLLEELVEKEVEHNRMNGHLRYLAEHYVAEFSRVRQTWESYDCDLVTAFKQFQDSNNLEIITCGATHGYLPLMKMYPQAVWAQIQVACEHYEQNFGRPPRGIWLPECAYYEGLERMLADAGLRYFLTDGHGILYARPRPRFGTYAPIFTETGVAAFGRDHESSQQVWSSEVGYPGAAEYREFYKDLGWEADYEYIKPYIMPNGQRKNTGIKYHKITGRGLGLGDKALYDPYWAREKAAEHAGNFMYNRERQVGHLYGIMQRPPIIISPYDAELFGHWWYEGPWFLDYLFRKTWHDQSTYQMIHLADYLQLHPTQQVCCPSQSSWGYKGFHEYWLNDTNAWIYPHLHKAAERMIEIAHLEPADELAWHALNQAARELLLAQSSDWAFIMRTGTMVPYAVRRTQSHLKRFNKLYEDLKAGKIDAGWLSKVEEIDNIFPEINYRVYRPL
- the lpdA gene encoding dihydrolipoyl dehydrogenase gives rise to the protein MDYDLVILGAGVGGHGAALHAVSCGLKTLIVEAGAVGGTCVNRGCIPSKALLAAAGRVRELRNTHHLKALGLQVGSVEFDRQGIADHASNLVAKIRADMTNSLRRLGVEVLQGWGKVVAPHTVSIATATGEKTVTAEDVILAPGSVPFVPPGITLDGKTVFTSDDALTLEWLPPWVAIIGSGYIGLEFADIYSALGCEITMIEALDQLMPTFDPDIAKIAQRVLIAPRDIETRSGVLAQKVIPGSPVVIELADTKTKEVVEVLEVDACLVATGRVPATQNLGLESVGVIPDRRGFIAVDDRMAVLIEDQPVPHLWAIGDATGKMMLAHAASAQGMTAVENICGRPRQIDYRSIPAAAFTHPEISFVGLTEPAAQALGATAGFEVAAVRTYFKGNSKAIAEGETEGLAKVIYRQDTGEILGAHILGLHASDLIQEVANAIAQGCPVQDLAYLVHTHPTLSEVLDEAYKRAEAAISHRP